The Drosophila sulfurigaster albostrigata strain 15112-1811.04 chromosome 3, ASM2355843v2, whole genome shotgun sequence genomic sequence ctcagagagcgagagagagagagttggaTCTGCCTCCTCGAGTTGCCACAGCTTGTTGCACATACAAAGTAGctctctgctgttgctttatGTTTTCAGTTATTGTTTTGCCGTCAAGCGACTCGCGCCGCTTTGGAAAATCcgttcaaaatttaaaacgaCATCAAGAAtttctgaaaaagtcaaacgCTATCATCCCCGTCCATTTGTAATATGTAATCGTGGGTGCTTCGTGCCGCATGCCACAACGTTGACCGCTCAACTGTGGCTACtgattcataaattaattatcaCCCACACACAAAGTCTATAAAGCCCAATCATGGGTCGTTGTTTTAATCACAAATTCGTGCTCAATTTTTGCAATCTATTGTTTTTGGTAAGCTTcatgtttgtgtatgtgttgaaaatagtaaattatatGAACAAAGTGTTTGCCAAAAATCTAGTGAAATCTACGCCCTAAAGCAGCCCAAATTGCTCTACTAAAGCTCTATTCATTACAACTTAGCTTAGGAGTATGTGTAAATTGAAGAGTATGCCAAAAGTAGCCTTAAAGTTCAACTGGAGTTGCACCAAGTCGACTAACAACATCGACTTGGTTGATTACAGaattaataagtaaaatttcttttaaCTGAGTTTTCGTTAAACTGTCACCAAAAGAGTGGAACTATGtaatatacattaaaaaaaaattaatattaaatatctaTTAAATAGAGTCTctattatttacaaaacaaataaaatgaatgcgTAAAAAAGTTAtctaaatatattctttacaAATTGTACACACAACAACATAAATCTAAACTATATCTAATACAATCAATTCTTTCTATACAATGCCTtggtttattaaaaatatttcaatatattccatatatgGAATTTTCAAGCTGTTTCTAGATAAGCAGAACTACGCAATATACAATAACGAACACagtttgtattatttttaaaataaatatacatatataaaagaatTCTTATCTGAGTGTAAACCATAACACAAATACAAGCTATAGATTATCTATTGACGTATTGAGCTTATGCAGCGAATGAGTGAAAAGTCTACGATTATTTCTTTGAAGTGTGTTTAAAATCCTAACTCCTTTAACCTACTATTAATgtaaagaataataatttattgaatgttAAGAATGTAACAGTTTAAAGAGTTCATGATGGACAAGAAAATATGTGCTGATCCACTTAACTCAAAACAAGTTGATCTAATTAAGAGCGGACTGActgcttttcattttaaaacaacATCAAGTTTAAGATCAGTTTCCAGTTATCTTATCTTTTTCTTCTATCTGCCTCTACTATTTGTCTACATGCCACAAATTTGAGTTACGTTAGAGTATTTATGCTTCGTTCGAGTGTTCAAAATGTTGCTGTGCTCTGCTcgaatttgtttctttttttgtgttctgcTTGGCTGATTGAAAGCAGCtaaaagcgagagagaggggaaggaaAGCGGCTGTTGTAGGAggccaaaagtttttttttgccaacacTTTTTGACTCCCCAGCGAAGCGGTCTAAGCGCAAGCGCAGCTTGGCACCAAAAagtgacaacagcaacaacaaaaaaacaggtATCGCTATAACAAAATGGGGAACGAGAGGCAAGCTTCGGGGATGGGGTAAAGAGGGGCAGACGGGGTGGCATAGCATAACAACTTCCGTTGCGTGTGCAGACCTCACGCTTTTCTCTAGCCAAACAaagacaacaagaacaacaacaaccaaaatgATCGCTCTCTAGCTCTCTCATTTACTCTCACTCTTCTCTTGCGCTCTTTTGCAGCTCTGCGGCATGCTACTTATTGTGGCAGGTTGCTATCTCTACACAGACAACAAGCGGATTCTGCTCTCCCGCCTCCTAGCTGCGCCCAGCGAGCAGTTGAACTCATTGCCCCAACCATTGCTCTACTACATCTCGCTGGGATTGGCCATTGCCGGATTTGTGGCTGTCCTCGCATCCATGCTGGGCTTCTGGGCCAGTTGCCTGCACACCTATTGTTTCCTCAGCGTGTATTTCCTCTGCGTTgtggtgctgctgcttgcgGAGTCAGTGATTTGCTTGGCCATCACGCTGTGGCCTCACTGCCTGGGCATCAGCTTGGATGAGGGGCAGATGGTGAAGGCGCTGCAGCGCAACTATGGTGTGCCTGGCCAGGAGCAGTTCACCAATGCCATGGACTTGGCGCAAACACGTTTCGGTTGCTGTGGCATGCGCAGCTCCCTCGACTACGACACTTCACTGTGGCGCCTCCAAAGCTACGGACAACGCAATTGGCCAGTTCCTTTGAGCTGCTGCGTCCTCGCCAATGCCCCACAACCGCTGGCCTTTCTCGATCCCAAGCCAGCGAATGAATCACAGTGTCAGTCACTCGAGCGTCCGGTTTACGAGCGTGAACGCTACACAGAAGCCTGCCTGGAGCACTTGGATTCCTGGTATCGTGAGCAGTACAGCATCTTTCTGATCGCCAGTCTCGTTCTGGCGCTGGTCGAGTTCAGTGTGCTCCTGGGCATCATTCTCACCTGCACGGGCATCGCCTCGCGCCGTGCTAGACTGGACAGCAGCTCGCAGGCAGCTGGAGGATTCAGCCAGAAGGCCCGACGACGTGGCACAGCGAAGTCGAGGCAGGCGCTGGTCGATAACATCTACGAATCGGAGGTGCAACTGCGTGGCAATGCTCAAGGCGGTGGCATGTGTCTTGGTGCGGCCAGCAGACATGTGAGCAGCGAGGACTTCAAGGAACTCTATGTGCAGCCGAGAGATCTCTACAAGCAGCGACACAACACGACCTTCAAGCCCATTGCCAGTGATTATCAGACGCCAACGCGCAGTTACTTGGTTTAGTTCGTTGGCGTTGCAGCTGTTGGCCACCAGCGATATAGGTAAGATTGAAGCAACTAGTTATTcgtaaatgcatttaataagatttttaaacTGAAGTTGCCGGAGAATCTGGTTAGACTTAATAGTTATAACACAGACAATACTTTTAATGACAATACGACTTCAATTCGAAACAAATATCAAAAGATTTGTAACCCAATTTGTTGAAACTTGTAAATAGCTACATATATGTAACTCGAATGATACTTTGAATTATAACACAATCTAGGTAGTAGCTAAGACTCAGATGGTACTTTTTGGTTGctcaattaattcaaatatcaTAAGATTTTTAAACCAAAGATGTGAATCCAATCTGAGTATAACTAGTAGCTAAAACGCAGAggacttttttcttttgagaAGGTCAAAACCTTGAATCAAAGGGAATATAGAAGCTTATGTAGATTATTTTTTCGTAACGTATTCAAACATATCATATATAGGCATATCTAtgttatatcgataaagtTATTTCTCCTGGTTATCTAAGTGAATCAGTCTGATTGAATCATGCACTGCTACAGGGTTGTATCTTGGGTATAACATGACGtaaatta encodes the following:
- the LOC133843585 gene encoding tetraspanin-11; the protein is MGRCFNHKFVLNFCNLLFLLCGMLLIVAGCYLYTDNKRILLSRLLAAPSEQLNSLPQPLLYYISLGLAIAGFVAVLASMLGFWASCLHTYCFLSVYFLCVVVLLLAESVICLAITLWPHCLGISLDEGQMVKALQRNYGVPGQEQFTNAMDLAQTRFGCCGMRSSLDYDTSLWRLQSYGQRNWPVPLSCCVLANAPQPLAFLDPKPANESQCQSLERPVYERERYTEACLEHLDSWYREQYSIFLIASLVLALVEFSVLLGIILTCTGIASRRARLDSSSQAAGGFSQKARRRGTAKSRQALVDNIYESEVQLRGNAQGGGMCLGAASRHVSSEDFKELYVQPRDLYKQRHNTTFKPIASDYQTPTRSYLV